One Vibrio sp. CDRSL-10 TSBA genomic region harbors:
- a CDS encoding capsule biosynthesis GfcC family protein yields the protein MQLLIEQIKRWDIGYREFTSLDYDAIRLKPAANPMMSGEFELIIPQRNEHISIEGLLFRPQSVPFNPAYHLSDYLENVTPLSSADNSLAWVIYPDGQTFRSGYEYFNNERRHLAPGSVIFLGFGSDEPQLVDLERDIVKLISMRKGL from the coding sequence GTGCAGCTGCTGATTGAACAGATCAAACGCTGGGATATTGGTTATCGTGAGTTTACTTCGCTCGACTATGATGCCATTCGTCTCAAACCCGCTGCTAATCCGATGATGAGTGGTGAATTCGAACTGATTATCCCGCAGCGCAATGAGCACATCAGCATTGAAGGCTTACTTTTCCGCCCGCAAAGCGTGCCGTTTAATCCGGCTTATCATCTCAGTGATTACCTGGAAAACGTGACGCCGCTGTCGAGCGCTGACAACAGCCTGGCCTGGGTGATTTATCCGGATGGTCAGACTTTCCGCTCTGGCTACGAGTACTTCAATAATGAACGCCGCCATCTGGCGCCGGGCAGTGTTATATTTCTTGGCTTTGGCTCAGATGAACCTCAGCTGGTTGATTTAGAAAGAGATATTGTAAAACTCATCAGTATGAGAAAAGGATTATAA
- a CDS encoding YjbF family lipoprotein produces MSQFTRYTSVFIFTLLAGCSQRFLDTGSTLKEAFLGFEDVNLSQEQIENLPYANLYARVNGTHQISMVLALTEINPQTGNVQLKWVSADQAMITTENGRIVKTLNLPNTNLVNVSATNQLTSPSANTAPQWQATYDWQPGYQFGHIADVTSHVIGNETVTSSVWTKQTTHIQEDVRFKDSGSQMSSHYWVDQQGQVVKSAQWVIPDQLYIELEIVKPYAVN; encoded by the coding sequence ATGAGCCAGTTTACTCGCTACACTTCTGTCTTTATTTTTACTTTACTGGCAGGCTGCAGCCAACGATTTTTAGATACCGGTTCCACATTGAAAGAAGCTTTTCTCGGTTTTGAAGATGTGAACCTCTCCCAAGAACAGATAGAAAATCTGCCTTATGCCAACCTGTATGCCCGGGTAAACGGTACGCATCAAATATCCATGGTTCTGGCTTTAACTGAAATAAACCCGCAAACCGGCAATGTACAATTAAAATGGGTTTCTGCCGACCAGGCTATGATCACGACAGAAAACGGCCGCATTGTTAAAACGTTGAATTTACCCAACACCAACCTGGTTAATGTTTCAGCAACCAATCAGCTCACTTCACCGTCAGCAAATACTGCACCGCAATGGCAAGCCACTTATGACTGGCAACCCGGCTACCAGTTTGGCCATATTGCCGATGTGACCTCGCATGTTATCGGCAACGAAACCGTCACTTCCTCGGTATGGACAAAGCAGACCACGCATATTCAGGAAGATGTGCGCTTTAAGGACTCAGGCTCTCAAATGTCGAGCCATTACTGGGTTGATCAACAAGGTCAGGTGGTGAAGAGCGCCCAATGGGTTATCCCGGATCAGCTCTATATCGAGTTAGAGATCGTTAAGCCTTACGCCGTTAACTGA
- a CDS encoding polysaccharide biosynthesis/export family protein — protein sequence MFSKRLLCAVSLLPMAAFAASPLLMNAANQNGSAADPSAYTTPTSAQGQQAPNEALAMGTYSSENRTNLLLPGETDVRKLLPSSGENMPPPYGANLFAGGYETERTDGLNDNYLIAAGDKINIWIWGAVNYSSVVTVDNQGNIFIPDIGPIKVQDLRASEVNQYVTSQIKKVYTNNVSVYVNLLTSTPVSIYLSGPVIRPGQYAGMASDSILYYLNRAGGIDPERGSYREIVILRDNQPIEDIDLYDFIRTGKMPKVSFKDGDVILVKPQKAAITVSGGVRNPFRFELKESVTPGNMLTQYSRPLAKVSHVGVMGNRDSGPFLFIYAVSGIPEIQITGWR from the coding sequence TTGTTTAGTAAACGACTGCTGTGTGCAGTGTCGTTACTGCCGATGGCTGCCTTTGCCGCATCCCCGTTACTGATGAATGCCGCCAACCAAAATGGCAGTGCGGCAGATCCATCTGCTTATACCACTCCGACTTCTGCACAAGGCCAGCAAGCGCCGAATGAAGCGCTGGCGATGGGCACTTACTCCAGCGAAAACCGCACCAACTTATTATTACCGGGTGAAACCGACGTACGTAAATTGTTGCCCTCAAGTGGTGAGAATATGCCTCCCCCTTATGGTGCAAACTTATTTGCCGGCGGATATGAAACTGAGCGGACAGACGGATTAAATGATAATTATCTGATCGCAGCCGGTGATAAAATTAATATTTGGATTTGGGGCGCAGTTAATTATTCCAGCGTGGTTACTGTTGATAACCAAGGTAATATATTTATTCCTGATATCGGCCCGATTAAAGTACAAGATTTACGTGCCAGTGAAGTAAACCAATATGTTACTTCGCAAATAAAGAAAGTGTATACCAATAATGTCAGCGTTTATGTCAATTTGCTGACATCCACGCCGGTCAGTATTTATCTTTCCGGGCCGGTCATTCGTCCCGGCCAGTATGCCGGTATGGCATCCGACAGCATTCTCTATTATCTCAACCGGGCGGGTGGCATTGACCCGGAGCGTGGCAGCTACCGTGAAATTGTTATCCTGCGCGATAACCAGCCAATTGAAGACATTGATTTATATGACTTCATCCGGACCGGTAAGATGCCGAAAGTCAGCTTTAAAGACGGCGATGTCATTTTAGTCAAACCACAAAAAGCGGCGATTACTGTTTCGGGCGGGGTACGTAACCCGTTCCGTTTCGAGCTTAAAGAGTCCGTCACTCCGGGCAATATGCTGACTCAGTATTCACGTCCGCTGGCGAAAGTGAGCCACGTCGGTGTTATGGGTAACCGTGACAGCGGGCCGTTTCTCTTTATATATGCCGTATCAGGAATTCCTGAAATTCAAATTACAGGATGGCGATAA